Proteins encoded within one genomic window of Hevea brasiliensis isolate MT/VB/25A 57/8 chromosome 8, ASM3005281v1, whole genome shotgun sequence:
- the LOC110667491 gene encoding wax ester synthase/diacylglycerol acyltransferase 11: MASPVIVSDEPLTPAGRLFLQPEMKTIIHCSLGFKYRIDIDEIKSTIKNSLMVKHPRFCSLLVRDKNGFEHWRRTEIDIDRHIILVDENSTTDGGDDVDKIVNDHIADLSVSSPLSCDKPLWEIHIMMEKKCAIFRIHHALGDGISLMSMLLASCRKAEDPSAVPTLMTGSRRDWREGKGKDWRGVLMGVLKMVLFSLVFCLEFILRCLWVRDRKTVISGGDGMELWPRKVATARFLIEDMKVVKKAVANATINDVLFGVISAGLSTYLDHRSPNTLKEGQQLTGVAMVNLRKQTGLQDPAKMMESNSTCRWGNKFGMLLLPTYYHKVEPLEHVKRAKVMIDRKKQTLEAHFSYQIGDLAMSLLGPKVASLLNYRILCNTTFTISNVVGPKEEITIAGNPITFIRVNTSSLPQALTMHMVSYAGRAEMQILVAKDIIPDPEFLAKCFQDSLLEMKEAAVASS, encoded by the exons ATGGCATCGCCGGTGATTGTCTCCGACGAGCCACTTACTCCTGCCGGCAGGCTATTTCTCCAGCCGGAAATGAAAACCATAATCCACTGTTCACTTGGCTTTAAATACCGCATCGACATAGACGAAATAAAATCCACCATAAAGAATTCTCTCATGGTGAAGCACCCAAGATTCTGCAGTCTCCTTGTGCGTGACAAGAATGGATTCGAGCACTGGAGAAGAACAGAGATCGACATCGATCGACACATCATACTTGTCGACGAAAACTCCACCACCGACGGCGGCGATGATGTTGATAAAATAGTGAACGATCATATAGCAGATTTATCAGTAAGTAGCCCTCTTAGCTGCGACAAGCCTTTGTGGGAAATACATATCATGATGGAGAAGAAGTGTGCGATATTCAGGATTCATCACGCTCTCGGAGATGGGATCTCGCTGATGTCGATGCTGCTGGCTAGTTGCAGGAAGGCGGAGGATCCATCGGCGGTGCCCACCTTGATGACTGGTAGCCGGAGGGATTGGAGAGAAGGGAAAGGGAAGGATTGGAGAGGGGTTTTGATGGGGGTTTTGAAGATGGTTTTGTTTAGTTTAGTTTTCTGTTTGGAGTTTATTTTGAGGTGTTTGTGGGTTCGTGATCGAAAGACAGTAATCTCCGGCGGTGATGGGATGGAGCTGTGGCCGAGAAAGGTTGCTACCGCTAGGTTTTTGATTGAAGACATGAAAGTGGTGAAAAAGGCAGTTGCTAATGCG ACCATTAATGACGTCCTTTTTGGGGTGATATCAGCTGGATTATCAACGTACTTGGATCATCGATCACCAAATA CTCTAAAAGAGGGCCAGCAACTAACAGGAGTAGCAATGGTTAATTTAAGAAAGCAAACAGGATTGCAA GATCCAGCCAAGATGATGGAAAGCAATTCGACATGTCGTTGGGGCAACAAGTTTGGCATGCTCCTATTGCCTACTTATTACCATAAAGTTGAACCTCTTGAGCATGTGAAGAGAGCTAAGGTAATGATAGACAGGAAGAAGCAGACATTAGAGGCTCACTTCTCGTACCAAATTGGGGATTTAGCAATGTCATTGCTGGGACCAAAG GTCGCTAGCTTGCTTAACTACAGAATTCTTTGTAACACTACATTTACGATCTCAAACGTGGTCGGACCGAAAGAGGAGATAACCATAGCAGGCAACCCTATAACATTCATAAGGGTTAACACATCTAGCTTACCCCAA GCATTGACAATGCACATGGTGAGCTATGCAGGGAGAGCTGAAATGCAAATTCTGGTAGCCAAAGATATTATTCCGGACCCAGAATTTCTTGCTAAGTGCTTCCAAGATTCCTTGCTGGAAATGAAGGAAGCAGCTGTAGCCAGTTCATGA